From Oncorhynchus mykiss isolate Arlee chromosome 25, USDA_OmykA_1.1, whole genome shotgun sequence, a single genomic window includes:
- the LOC118944162 gene encoding uncharacterized protein LOC118944162: MFTVRSYEQALQYRLPDTPSNTVTIHHPEGNMLLQQPISFHLRASSRRHSYHIIIVFLSIFIIFIIIFFFIMMFRVLIHLAALPLWVTGQSFSSMVHQRPVALTEGPGGDVQLTCSHTIPNYYVILWYKQSAGDTAMKLIGFAYTKSITMEKSFEKHFNVSGDGGKEAYLHLVSLRGPEHSAVYYCAASQHSDVAFLLFSTKTLSDRKL, encoded by the exons atgttcacagtgaggtcctATGAGCAAGCTTTACAGTACAGGCTTCCTGACACTCCCTCTAACACTGTCACTATCCACCACCCTGAAGGAAACATGCTACTACAACAGCCAATCTCCTTTCACCTCAGAGCTTCATCCAGGAGACACTCATATCACATCATCATCGTCTTCCTCAGCAtattcatcatcttcatcattatcTTTTTCTTCATCATGATGTTCAGAGTTCTGATTCACCTGGCAGCTCTACCACTCTGGGTGACAG ggcAGTCGTTTAGTAGCATGGTTCATCAGAGGCCTGTGGCACTAACAGAAGGTCCTGGAGGAGACGTTCAACTCACCTGCAGCCATACGATCCCTAACTACTACGTGATACTATGGTACAAACAGTCAGCAGGAGACACTGCTATGAAACTCATTGGTTTTGCATATACCAAGTCAATAACCATGGAGAAATCATTTGAAAAGCACTTCAATGTGAGCGGAGACGGTGGGAAAGAGGCTTATCTTCATCTAGTGAGTCTGAGAGGACCTGAACACAGTGCAGTTTATTACTGTGCAGCCAGCCAACACAGTGATGTAGCcttcctcctgttctctactAAAACCCTGTCTGATAGAAAACTATGA